CGCACACCTGGAGGAGCCCCATGACCGCCACAGCCCACCCGCTCGCCCCCCTGACCGGCGACGAGATCGACCGCATCCGCTCGGTGGTGGACCGGGCCGGTCTGCTGCGGGACACCTCACGGTTCGTCTACGTCGGTCTCGAAGAACCCGACAAGGACGATGTGCTCGCGTTCCCGGCGGGGGACTGTCCCGACCGCCGGGCCCGGGTGCTCCTGCACGACGTCGCGGGCGCCCTCGGCCAGGACGTCGTCGTCTCCCTCACCGGCCAGGACGTGGTCGCCGTACGGAGTCTGGACCCCCTCACGGACGGCCAACTCCCCGTCCTGGAGGAGGAGATCGCCGCGGTCGAGGAACTGCTCACCCAGGACTCGCAGTGGCTCGCCGCCCTGAAGAGCCGGGGCCTCGACGTGGCCCGTGTCCGCGTCGCCCCGCTGTCCGCCGGCGTCTACGCCGACGAGTACCCCGACGAGGCCGGCCGCCGCATCCTGCGCGGCCTGGCCTTCGTCCAGGAACACGACCGCGACCACGCCTGGGCCCACCCCGTGGACGGTCTGGTCGCCTACGTCGACATGATCAGCCGTACGGTCCACCGGATCGTCGACCTCGGCCCGGTCCCGCTGCCCGTCGCGTCGTCGGGAAACTTCGACGACCCCGCGGTCACAGGCCCCGCCCGCACCACCCAGCGGCCGATCGAGATCACCCAGCCCGAGGGCCCCAGCTTCGCCCTCGACGGCAATCTCCTCACCTGGGAGAACTGGTCGGTGCGCATCGGCTTCGACGCCCGCGAGGGCCTTGTCCTGCACCAACTGGCCTTCCACGACCGGGACAAGGGCCGCGAACGCCCGATCGTCCACCGCGCCTCGATCGCCGAGATGGTCGTGCCCTACGCCGACCCGTCCCCGGTCCGCTCCTGGCAGAACTACTTCGACACCGGCGAGTACCTGCTCGGCCGCTCGGCCAACGCCCTGGAACTGGGCTGCGACTGTCTCGGCGACATCACCTACCTCGACGCGGTCATCGCCGACGAGTCGGGCCGCCCGCGGACCATGCCCAACGCCATCTGCCTGCACGAGGAGGACCACGGCATCCTCTGGAAGCACAGCGACCTGTGGACGGGGTCCCACGAGACCCGCCGCCAACGCCGCATGGTGCTCTCCTTCTTCACCACCATCGGCAACTACGACTACGGCTTCTACTGGTACCTCTACCTCGACGGCACCATCGAGTTCGAGGCCAAGGCCACCGGCGTCGTCTTCACCTCCGCGTACCCGGGCGACGCGTACCCGTACTCCGCCGAGATCGCTCCCGGCCTCGGCGCCCCCTACCACCAGCACCTGTTCTGCGCCCGCCTCGACATGGCGGTCGACGGTACGGCCAACCGGGTCGAGGAGGTCGACGTCGTACGCGTCCCGATGGGCCCCGGCAACCCGCGCGGCAACGCCTTCACCTACCGGCACACACCGCTGACCCGGGAGAGCGAGGCGCGGCGCCCCGCCGACATGACGGTCGACCGGGTCTGGCACATCACCAACCCCGGCTCGCTCAACTCGCTGGGCAAACCCGTCGGTTACGGGCTCCACCCGGAGGGCAAACCGACCCTGCTCGCCGACCCGGACTCCTCCGTCGCCGCCCGCGCCGCGTTCGCCACTCAGCACCTGTGGGTCACCGCCTACGACCCCGCCGAGCGCTATCCGGCGGGCGACTTCGTCAACCAGCACCCCGGCGGCGCCGGACTTCCCGCCTACACGGCGGCAGACCGGGACATCGACGGCCGGTCCCTGGTCGTCTGGCACACCTTCGGCCTCACCCACGCGCCCAGGCCGGAGGACTGGCCGATCATGCCGGTCGACCACACCGGTTTCAAGCTGCGGCCGGCCGGCTTCTTCGACCGCAATCCCACGCTCGACGTTCCCGCGAACCCCTCCGCCGCGCACGGCTGCTGCGCCGGCGGCGGCCATGAGTGACGTGCTGACGGCGGCCGGTCTGGCAGGGGCGCTGCTCTGCCTGGCCGGTCATCTGCCGGGGCCCGTGCATCGCTGGGGACCGCAGGTCGTGGCGCTGGGCGGCATGGCTCTGACGGCCGGTGGCCGACCGGCCTCCGGCACCTGCGCGGTCGGGGCCGCGTGCCTGTGGAGCGTCGTCCGGGCCTGTGCCGAGCGCCGGGGCTGGACCGGCTCCCTCGACCTCGCCGCCATGACCCTGCTGATGGCGCTCATGGCCGGTGGCACGGGGTTCGGCGACCCGCATCCGCACATGACCGCGATGGCCGTGGGAGGCGACCGGCCGATCGGCGCAGCGGCTGTGCTGACCGTCGTCGTCTGGGTGACGGCCCGAGCGGGCGGGGTCCTGCTCCGGCAGGTGTCGAGCCCTTCACCGGCCCCTTCACCGACCACTTCGCCCGCGCCGCCGTCCCGCCGGACCCGGGCGTACCGGGAGGCGGGGGCCGCGCTCATGATGGTCA
The sequence above is drawn from the Streptomyces griseiscabiei genome and encodes:
- a CDS encoding primary-amine oxidase is translated as MTATAHPLAPLTGDEIDRIRSVVDRAGLLRDTSRFVYVGLEEPDKDDVLAFPAGDCPDRRARVLLHDVAGALGQDVVVSLTGQDVVAVRSLDPLTDGQLPVLEEEIAAVEELLTQDSQWLAALKSRGLDVARVRVAPLSAGVYADEYPDEAGRRILRGLAFVQEHDRDHAWAHPVDGLVAYVDMISRTVHRIVDLGPVPLPVASSGNFDDPAVTGPARTTQRPIEITQPEGPSFALDGNLLTWENWSVRIGFDAREGLVLHQLAFHDRDKGRERPIVHRASIAEMVVPYADPSPVRSWQNYFDTGEYLLGRSANALELGCDCLGDITYLDAVIADESGRPRTMPNAICLHEEDHGILWKHSDLWTGSHETRRQRRMVLSFFTTIGNYDYGFYWYLYLDGTIEFEAKATGVVFTSAYPGDAYPYSAEIAPGLGAPYHQHLFCARLDMAVDGTANRVEEVDVVRVPMGPGNPRGNAFTYRHTPLTRESEARRPADMTVDRVWHITNPGSLNSLGKPVGYGLHPEGKPTLLADPDSSVAARAAFATQHLWVTAYDPAERYPAGDFVNQHPGGAGLPAYTAADRDIDGRSLVVWHTFGLTHAPRPEDWPIMPVDHTGFKLRPAGFFDRNPTLDVPANPSAAHGCCAGGGHE